Part of the Janibacter endophyticus genome is shown below.
CTCGTAGCGGCGACCGTCCGGGCCGTCGGTGGTGCGGCTGGCGGTGTAGCCGGCCGGCCGGCGCGAGCGGCTCATGACGAGGCTGAGGATGATGGCGAGCGCGCCGAGGACGATCGCGATCCAGCCGATGACGCCGAGGTCGATGCCCGCGATCACCTGGTCACCGTTGTAGGCGAAGACGATGACGAGACCGACGAGCAGCAAGAAGATGCCAAGGCCGATGTACATGGAGTGACCTCCGGGGCAGGTGACGCGGCAGAGCCCGCGTCCTCGGGACGAGGGTAGGCCGCGGC
Proteins encoded:
- a CDS encoding DUF6458 family protein translates to MYIGLGIFLLLVGLVIVFAYNGDQVIAGIDLGVIGWIAIVLGALAIILSLVMSRSRRPAGYTASRTTDGPDGRRYEETRVDPDDRI